One Polyodon spathula isolate WHYD16114869_AA unplaced genomic scaffold, ASM1765450v1 scaffolds_690, whole genome shotgun sequence genomic region harbors:
- the rnft1 gene encoding E3 ubiquitin-protein ligase RNFT1 — translation RPASRRPRSHAHSHARPHSHREPDSREAGDLDSGEPSSSISELRYLLRWLQKSLPFVVILCAKLVTQHALGIAIGVGLLTTFLYANKTIQNQVFLRERRSVIQCAWLVLFLTSSSLWLYYTFQAESLYCCLIFVNPSIESLGLWDVLWIVGITNFILKFLFMGVKCLILVMPSDIMSYRSRGRWYMLTEEINQLYQSVAPFPVWFRYLITYQELDSYTGLTLGILLALVYLILKLLGLYGQWGPFQKTMRIFCNKEHNGVMATKNQCAEAGDDCPICQAEFREPCLLPCQHMFCDECISLWLNQEKTCPLCRTVIADSIHKWKDGATSMHLQIY, via the exons AGACCCGCATCCAGAAGACCACGCTCCCACGCACACAGCCACGCTCGCCCGCACTCCCACCGCGAGCCTGACAGCAGAGAAGCTGGGGACTTGGATTCAGGAGAGCCCAGCAGTTCCATTTCCGAGCTGCGCTACCTTTTAAGATGGCTTCAGAAAAGTCTTCCATTTGTTGTGATTCTTTGTGCTAAACTTGTTACGCAGCATGCATTAg GTATTGCTATTGGTGTCGGGCTACTTACAACTTTTCTTTATGCAAATAAAACGATTCAAAACCAAGTTTTCCTGCGG GAGCGACGTTCAGTCATACAGTGTGCTTGGCTTGTGCTGTTCCTGACATCATCCTCACTTTGGCTGTATTACACTTTCCAGGCCGAGTCACTGTATTGCTG CTTAATCTTCGTGAACCCCAGCATTGAATCTTTGGGACTGTGGGATGTCCTATGGATTGTTGGAATCACAAACTTCATATTGAAGTTTCTCTTCATGGGAGTGAAGTGCCTTATCTTAGTAATGCCTTCCGACATCATGTCTTATAGATCAAGG GGGCGGTGGTATATGCTAACTGAGGAGATCAATCAGCTTTACCAGTCAGTGGCCCCTTTCCCTGTGTGGTTTCGCTACCTGATTACCTATCAAGAGCTGGACAGCTACACTGGATTGACGCTGGGAATACTTCTGGCTTTGGTCTACCTCATACTTAAG CTTCTGGGACTGTATGGACAGTGGGGTCCTTTTCAGAAAACGATGAGGATATTTTGCAACAAAGAG CATAATGGGGTGATGGCCACTAAGAACCAGTGTGCTGAAGCCGGAGACGATTGTCCAATCTGCCAAGCTGAATTCAGAGAACCCTGTCTCCTTCCATGCCAG CACATGTTCTGTGACGAGTGCATCTCGTTGTGGTTAAATCAGGAGAAGACGTGTCCGCTCTGTAGAACTGTGATTGCAGACAGTATTCACAAATGGAAGGACGGTGCTACTTCTATGCATCTACAAATCTACTAa
- the rps6kb1a gene encoding ribosomal protein S6 kinase beta-1 — MAGVFDIDLDQPDDTVSEEEIEEGANFSEYMDHGTSYEFDMENCEKFEISEDIVNKGTEKIRPECFELLRVLGKGGYGKVFQVRKVTGATSGKIFAMKVLKKAMIVRNAKDTAHTKAERNILEEVKHPFIVDLIYAFQTGGKLYLILEYLSGGELFMQLEREGIFMEDTACFYLAEISMALGHLHQKGIIYRDLKPENIMLNNQGHVKLTDFGLCKESIHDGTVTHTFCGTIEYMAPEILMRSGHNRAVDWWSLGALMYDMLTGAPPFTGENRKKTIDKILKCKLNLPPYLTQEARDLLKKLLKRNASSRLGAGPGDATEIQTHPFFRHINWEDLLARKVEPPFKPFLQSADDVSQFDSKFTSQTPVDSPDDSTLSESANQVFLGFTYVAPSVLENIKEKFSFEPKIRSPRRFIGSPRTPVSPVKFAPGGCWAKGPAAGGCQTVQSPTEYPMEVAGLEQMDVTSGGEASAPLPIRQPAGPNPLPFKTQAYPMMSKRPEHLRMNL; from the exons ATGGCTGGAGTGTTTGATATTGATCTGGACCAGCCCGACGACACCGTCTCCGAAGAGGAGATTGAAGAGGGG GCTAATTTCAGTGAATACATGGACCATGGAACTAGCTATgaatt tgataTGGAGAACTGTGAGAAGTTTGAAATCTCTGAGGACATTGTCAACAAAGGAACCGAGAAAATCCGACCGGAGTGTTTTGAGTTACTGCGTGTGTTAGGAAAAGGTGGCTATGGAAAG GTTTTCCAAGTAAGGAAAGTGACGGGGGCCACCTCTGGAAAGATATTCGCCATGAAGGTTCTCAAGAAG GCAATGATTGTCCGCAATGCCAAGGACACGGCGCACACTAAAGCAGAGAGGAACATCCTGGAGGAAGTGAAGCACCCCTTTATTGTAGATCTAATTTATGCTTTTCAGACTGGGGGCAAACTTTACCTCATCCTGGAATATCTAAGTG GTGGAGAACTGTTTATGCAGCTGGAGAGAGAAGGAATCTTCATGGAAGACACAGCCTG CTTTTATTTAGCAGAAATTTCTATGGCTCTGGGCCATCTGCATCAGAAAGGGATCATCTACCGGGACTTAAAACCAGAAAACATTATGCTTAATAACCAAG gTCATGTAAAATTGACAGATTTTGGGCTCTGTAAGGAATCTATACACGATGGAACAGTGACCCACACTTTCTGTGGTACAATAGAGTACAT GGCCCCTGAAATATTAATGAGGAGTGGGCACAACCGGGCTGTCGACTGGTGGAGTTTAGGGGCCTTGATGTATGACATGCTGACAGGAGCA CCGCCTTTCACTGGTGAAAACCGGAAGAAAACTATTGACAAGATCTTAAAGTGTAAACTAAATCTCCCACCCTACCTCACACAAGAAGCCAGGGATCTACTCAAAAAG CTGCTAAAAAGAAATGCTTCATCTCGCCTTGGAGCTGGACCAGGAGATGCCACAGAAATTCAG ACTCATCCGTTCTTCAGACATATTAACTGGGAAGATTTGCTTGCTCGGAAAGTGGAGCCTCCTTTCAAACCCTTTTTG CAATCTGCCGATGACGTGAGCCAGTTTGATTCAAAGTTTACAAGCCAGACTCCTGTAGACAGTCCGGATGATTCAACACTCTCTGAAAGTGCCAACCAAGTCTTCCTC GGGTTTACATATGTAGCGCCATCTGTGCTGGAAAATATAAAGGAAAAGTTTTCATTTGAGCCGAAAATCCGATCACCAAGAAGATTTATAGGAAGCCCAAGAACACCAGTCAG TCCAGTGAAGTTTGCCCCCGGGGGTTGCTGGGCAAAGGGTCCTGCAGCAGGAGGATGTCAAACCGTACAGTCCCCCACAGAATACCCCATGGAGGTGGCTGGGCTGGAACAAATGGATGTGACCTCGGGCGGCGAAGCCTCTGCCCCCCTGCCTATCAGGCAGCCTGCAGGACCGAACCCTTTGCCTTTCAAAACGCAGGCCTATCCCATGATGTCCAAGCGACCAGAACATCTACGCATGAATCTATGA